TAACTCACGGGTCGGAAGTGAAGTTCGCTTGTGACTTGCAACCTCAAGACCATTGGGAAAGTCCTCTTTATAATCCTCTGGGGTATAAATGTAATCCAAACCTATTTGACTAATAAGATGAGCTTTAAAAGTGGCTTGCGCCCCAGAGGATACTGCATTTTCGATATGTACTATTACCGTTCGATCGGTGCCGTGTTGATCCTGCTTGTAAGCCCAATCTTTCAGGTCCCCTAATACTGTTGCAATAGGTATACGCTGTGGATCAAACCAGAAATTACAGTAAAAGGACCCGTGACAAAAAACCTGTTCGCCGCTGAATTGATGCAAATCCAACTCTATAATCTCAGCACCAACATCAATCTGATCTTTTACCCTAAGAGATTGCTCTGCTCCCACCCAGATTGCACCATAAGCGTCAGAGTTATAACTATTATGTGTTGCCAATACCTGGGTATAACGGATAGGCGTTGAGTAAGTAAGACGACGTTGGAGTTCCAGGGCATACTTTGCATGATCATCAGTACGTTGTTCAGTATCATAATCATAATAGAGGTTGAACTGGACCAGCATTGAATATGGATCAGTCTCTGCTACGAGTGTCGAGCTAATCAAAGTAAAACCGGTAAGTAGCGCTGAGCAGAGCTTTTTCAAACACTGACACAACCTGCTTATTTGGATATTTATCATTATTATTCCTGATAACTTTTAGTGATTATAAGTTGCTACAGCAATTGTTGATGCGATCTCTTATATGACTAATGGAAACCTCATGTTTTCACGACTGCAAATCCATACTGAAAGATTCGAAGAACAACTGCGTTCACAGACAGTTACTTACAGTCGGTATGATATCTAAAGTGGATTGCAAAGCGTTAAATTAAATAGAACTGTTTTATGTTTTTTCTGAGAAGCATTTCGCAAAACCAATAACTAAAATGGTAACGAAAAAGTGATCGAAACAGAATTAAGTCGAAAGGCAAGAATTAGCTTGAGCTGGAAACTATCAATATGGCTACTAAATGGAGGATGAAGTTAAGTACATGTTTATCTTAATAGATACCAAAAAAATCCCCTAAATTTAATAAGATTTATAAAAAAGCCTTCTCATGTCCATATCCAGCAAGGATCACTTTTGCTGTTCAGCCTTTGGCACTCAATGTACAAATTGAAATTGAGTGACTGGCCGTAAAATAGTTTTCAAGCAAGGTAATATGAGAATGTCATGAGCCGAATTTAGGTTCTGGGAGCCCACGGACACCAAGGCCATGGATGGCAAAAATACTGCCAGGTTGAGGATGGCGGGCCAGCTCCTCACTCGTAACGAATGATTGCTGAGAAGTGACATAAAGTGTTTCATAATTAGCGCCACCAAATGTGACACATGTAGGGCTTCGGATGGGCAGATCAATCTCTCGGTCCAAGCGTCCCTTAGGATCAACTCGCAGGATCTTACCCCCCAAATTTAGAGCAAACCAGTAGTAACCCTCAGCATCGACAGTGGCGCCATCAACAATCGCGGGCTTTCGATCTTTCACGGAGAAGAAAGGTTGGCAATTGCTAATCTGCCCCTCATCAATATCCAGGTCAAAGACGTAAATCACTCCGGCAAAGGTGTCTCCGAAATACATCCGAGTATCTTGAGGGTCAAAAGCAATCCCATTGGAGCATACGAAGGAGAAGTCTTTTGCAACTTTGCGAAAGGTGAAATCGGGTTCCAAACAGTAAATATGCGACGTTTTATCCTTCAATTGTGTATCCATACTGCCGCACCAGAAACGTCCACGGCGATCGATTTTCCCATCATTGAGACGGTTAAAGGGCTTGTCTGGCTCTGGATTGACTATTTTTTCAAATAAACCCGTATCCAAATCTATGGTGCAGAACCCTGAGTTGGCGCCGGCAACCATTCCGCCTCCCGGGCGGAAACCAAAGGAGCCAACTTGCTCAGGCATTTCCCAAGTTTTACGCTCACCCGTGGTAACATTCAGTCGTCTAATTGATGGTCTTCGAGGGCCAGCCAAGTCTATTGAGGGCCCTACATGATCAGCCCAGTAAACAGATGTTTCCTCTGCTACCCAAATAGGCGTTTCACCCAAGCCATCATTACATTCCCATAGGCATTCAATTTCCAACGTTCTATGTCCTTTCTAATGAGTTATATCTGAAGTCTAGATGGGATAGGAATATCAATATCAACAGAGTGTAGCAAGGCGGCCTCTATGCCAGCATGAACACCAAGTGCCGCGGTCTCCCTGGACATACTGGGCGTGCCAAGATTTTCTGGCAATGCTGCGACTTGAGGCAATTGTGGCAGGTGTATCCAGCCTGCTCGTATGTTCAGTTGATTGGTGGCAATGTAGTGCAGTACGCCATACATTAAATGGTTACAGCAGAAAGTGGCGGCCGTATCAGAAATATCTGAGGGCACACCTGCATCGCGCATGGCACTGACCATTGCTCTGAGTGGAAGATTGCTACGATACGCTACAGGGCCATTGGGCACAGTGGGCTCGCCTTGCATCTGCACTCCGCGATTGTCTTTCAAAGCGTAACGACTGGAATCATTAAAATTCTGAGCTATTCGCTCCACAGTTAGCATCGATCTTCCACCATATTCACCCATCATCACAACTATCTGTGGGCGAATTTCCTCTATAGCGGCAGTTACAACATCAATACTTTCAAAAAAGTTACTTGGAACCAGGACCCCAATAATTTCTGAGTTTCCAATACGTGTTCCATCCAAAACACGCATCACCAGTTCTGCAGGATTTACAGGAGTATGCCCGAATGGTTCAAAGCCGGTGACTAAAACCTTATCCATTTATAGAGCTCTTTGATTGGCTTGAGGTTGCACTTACTAAAGAATAGAAACATTTGTGGAAGTAGGCTTGCGATAGTGTGCCTTCACGGGTAAATCTTGGCTGCAGACAAAGAATTTAGCGAGTAGGGATTGCCGCCTTTAATCACAAATAAAGGAGGAGGCAACTTTAGCTCCTTGCTCATATCAAGCCACAAATTCTCACTCAGCTATATATTTTAAAGCATTCAAGAACTTTTGGATCTCTGTCAAGTCATACCTGGAAACCAAGCGATCAATAATTACTTTTTGATAAAAGGACTCTGACCATCTCTTCTGATGATTTGGTCTATGCAGTTGATGGATTTCAAGACAACAGTTCCTTTGCGTACCAACAGCGATATCACGAATGTTTGGCGCCTGGTAATCTCAACGGTTATTGCACTTGGCATACATGCAGCATTGGTTGCCATTCCATTTACGCCGACTCCAGATACGACAACAGATTTTCCTTCACCACTCGAAATAATACTGCTGAGCAGTAAGAATACTGAAGCCTCACTCGCGCCAAACACTGGCCCGGCAAATCCACAGGAGATTGAGTTAGAGAAACCTCAAGCCTCTTCCCATCCCGATAAACAGGGTCGGGGTAAATCAACCTCAATACCTGAGGTTCCTCGGACTGAGATAGAAGCCCAGACTCAAGAGGGGGAAAGCATGCCATTTCCCAAACCAAGGACACGCTCGTTGTTGGGGTCTGAGAACATGGATAATGTGTCGCCTGATTCAGGTGCCAAACGCCAAGCCACAGTTTTTGATCCCGTTTTAGAAAAGAAGCTGGTCAGGGAGCGCAGTAAAGTCGGGAGGTTCCAACCCACGGAGGCTAATTATAGAACTGCTACCAGTACCTTTGTTCAAGTTGGGGATCGCTGTTTTGATGTTAAAGACTCACCACCTGGCAATACTGATAGCGACCTGAATCCATGGTTCCGAGCTAAATGTCCCAGTAATTCCAGGTCCCGAGCAGATATCGATAGGCTGGCAGATAAATATGGAATTCCCTAAACCTGATCTCCAGCATAAGCTGTACAGAGGCTTGAGCTGCTTCTGTCGCCGATTGTACCGCAGGGTGAATTTTCATTTTCCCTTGTAATGTAGCTTTGCAGAGGCCGCAGAATAATAGGGTGAGGCTCAGTTACCTACACACTTTCTACTACCCGTCAGTCGCACCACCTACCGATTTTCGCGATGTTGCTATCCTCAGCCGGAGATAAAAATATGGATTCCAGCAAAGGCAACCCGGATTCTAGATGAAACCTGAAAGGAAATGGCATGCGTTGCCACGAAATGAGGTGCTCTCCGAGCTGGAGACGACGACTACAGGAATCAGCGAAAGCGAAGCACTAACAAGGCTCAAAACCCACGGGCCCAACTGCTTAGCGACGCCGCCCAGGCACGGACTGTTGCGGCGTTTTTTCGCACATTTCAACAATATATTGATCTATGTCCTGTTGGGTGCGGCGCTTATCACAGCTCTTCTGCAACATTGGGTGGATACCGTCGTGATCCTTGCTGTGGTTGTCGTTAATGCCATTATCGGCTTTGTCCAGGAAGGCAAGGCAGAAAAGGCGATGGATGCCATCAGGCATATGCTTGCACCACGAGCTGCAGTATTGCGAGGCAATCAGAGAATTACCGTTGAGAGCGAAAAGCTCGTTCCCGGTGATATCGTATTGCTCGAGGCCGGCGACAAGGTGCCGGCCGATCTCCGACTGCTAAAGACTCACGGCCTGCAGATCCAAGAGGCGATACTAACCGGCGAGTCACTCGCTGTGGAAAAACAAACCGACCCGGTTAACGCCAATATTGCACTGGGTGACCGCTCCTGCCTGGCCTACAGTGGCACCACTGTCACCAGCGGGCAGGGTATGGGCGTGGTGGTAGCCACCGGAGCAGATACCGAAATCGGGCGTATCAGCGGTATGATCGACAAGGTCGAAACCCTGACAACCCCATTAGTGGAGCAAATGGGGACATTCGCCAGATGGCTAGCAATTTTTATTCTGGCAGTTGCCGCGCTGATCTTCGTCTTCGGACTATTTGTTCTGCACCGTGATTTTTCCGAGCTGTTCATGGCGGTCGTGGGTCTATCAGTGGCAGCCATACCGGCAGGCCTGCCAGCAGTATTAACCATTACACTGGCGGTAGGTGTGCAAGCCATGGCGCGCCGCAGTGCCATCGTCCGCCGCCTTCCGGCCATTGAGACACTGGGGTCGGTATCGGTAATCTGCACAGACAAAACCGGGACGCTCACACGCAACGAGATGAGCGTTACATCGGTGATTATGTACCAACGCCGGTATGTCGTGGAGAGTGATGGTTATGAGCCGCAGGGAGAGGTATCCCTCGAGAACAGTCCGGTTCCTGTATCGAATTATCCACCCTTACTCGAACTTGCCCGTGTGGCGGCCCTGTGTAACGACGCAGCACTTCGGAAACACGAAGGCATATGGAGCGTCGAAGGTGATCCCATGGAAGGCGCACTGCTGGCCTTTTCTGCAAAAGCAGGATTGGAAGACGGTGAAGCGCGCCGTCAGTGGACCCGTACCGATATCATCCCCTTTGACTCTGCCCACAAGTTTATGGCGACGCTGGATCACGACCATGAAAACCACGCCCTGATTGCTGTAAAGGGTGCGCCGGAACAGATTCTGGCAATGTGTAAAAACTGTCGTACTACCGAAGGGAATACCGCACCATTAGATGAAGCCCACTGGCGGGAATTAGTTAACGAGCTTGCCGCACAGGGCCAGCGCGTGCTTGCACTGGCTACGAAACCCGTAAAACCGGAACACACCGTATTGGAACAAACTGACCTGGAGAGTGCGCTGATCTTTCTCGGCCTGGTCGGATTCATCGACCCACCTCGTCAGGAGGCGATTGCGGCGGTGGCGGAATGCCGCGGGGCCGGTATCCGAGTGAAGATGATCACCGGAGACCATAGTGCAACTGCTAAAGCCATTGGGCAGCAGATCGGTCTGCAGAACATCGAAAATGCGCTGACCGGTGTGGATATTGACAACCTCGATGATACGACATTGGGAACAGAAGTTCTGGACGTCGATATTTTTGCCCGCACCAGCCCGGAACATAAATTGAGGCTTGTGACTGTCTTGCAAGCGCACGGTATGACTGTAGCGATGACCGGTGATGGTGTTAACGATGCACCCGCTCTCAAACGCGCCGAGGTCGGCATAGCGATGGGCGGAAAGGGCAGTGAGGCTGCCAAGGAAGCCGCAGAAATGGTACTGGCTGATGACAATTTTGCCTCGATTGACGCCGCCATACGCGAGGGACGTACTGTTTACGACAATATCAAGAAGGTGATCAGCTGGACCCTGCCAACCAACGCCGGAGAGTCCTCCACCATTATTGTGGCACTGATGTTTGGGATGGTACTGCCGATAACACCTATACAGATTCTGTGGGTGAATCTGATAACTGCGGTCACACTCGGCATTGCGCTCGCATTTGAGCCCACCGAGGAAAACACCATGCGTCGCTCCCCCCGGCCTCGCAACCAGCCGTTGCTGACAGGAGTGCTGATATGGCATATCGCACTGGTCAGTATTCTGTTCCTTTGTGGCGTATTTGGGATCTACACCTATGCAATTGATCAGCAATATTCAGTAAATCTGGCGCGTACTATGGCGATGAATACACTAGTGGTGATGGAAATATTCCACCTCTTCTTTATTCGTAACATGTACGGTACCTCTTTGACATGGAGAGCAGTTTGCGGCACCAGAGTTATATGGCTGGCTGTAATCATGGTTACCGCAGGTCAGTTCGCCATTACCTATCTTCCTCCTTTACAAAGCGTGTTCGTCACCGAAGCCGTATCACTACGGGATGGAGTACTCATCGTTGGGATAGGAATAGCCCTATTTGCAATTATCGAGGTTGAGAAACAGATTCGGATACGCCTTTCCCGGCCCCTAGGTGCTGATAGTACTCATCAAGGGCCCGAGATTGAAACACGGCATTAAATGAAGGGGCAGTACATGAACTCAAACACCTCTACACCATGCTTCTCATTGACCTGGATCGAATGTGCACTTGAAGACCCGTTCGCACAGGAGTTGAGTGACTTTATTTAGCTCACACCATTACCAACAATTGTTGAGAGCAATAATATCCCATCATGGATGACCGGAATTATATGCAACCAGCCCTGCAAATCGATTCCCTATTGTGCCTTCTTGGAAATTGACGAGATAACAATCTGAAAAAGGCAACCCCTACCTTTCGGTTTTTCTATTACATCTAATTTTCCAACAGTTAGTTATCAGAAGATCTGACTGCTAGTAATCTAATCATTATGGTAACTATTATTGATTGACTAGCTTGATCAGCCAGGCATCTACCTTCCATGCCGACATGGAAGCGAGCTACTTGCGAGGTGAAAAAACTACTTGCTCTAGCCGTTTAATCACTGAAGACATTAGAAAATATCGGACAACCTATAGCCTAAAAATGCAATCAAGCACCACCTTTAATTGCAAAATAACATCTCGACCCAGACCAACTTATGTGACTTTTTAATTATATCTAGTCATTCCTTTTGACTTGGTACGCTGTAAAGCCTTACATTATTATTGCGTTGCGCAAAGGCCCATCAAGCCGTGCATGCTTCACTTATACAACGTGGACTTAGATCTAATATACGGCATCAAATAAAAACTCAAATCATGCCCAGTTTATATGATTAAATTCCAACAATATAAGTGCCCACCCACCAAGATAATTTTTATTTAACCAAAAATAATAACCTAGGACTTATTCATGAAAATTAAGAAAATAGGTGCGTGTTTCGCACTTATATTTATTCTTATCATGCCCGCATACGCCCATGCCGGTCTATGGGACAGATTTACAAGCTGGGTTGTCGATACTTGGGATACGGTTGAAGAGAGAGTTGAGGAAGTTGTCGAAGATATAGTGACAACTGTAGAAGATGGCGTAACTGCAGCCATCGGCTTCTTTGTGGATACCGGTGAATGGATATACGATGGACTAACAACAGTGATTGAAGGTTCACTAAATTTCTTCTATGGCGTGGCGGACGGCACGGTTACAGCATTAAATTACTTTGGACTGGATCTCGATATATCTGACTGGTTCAGT
This DNA window, taken from Microbulbifer sp. GL-2, encodes the following:
- a CDS encoding SMP-30/gluconolactonase/LRE family protein translates to MEIECLWECNDGLGETPIWVAEETSVYWADHVGPSIDLAGPRRPSIRRLNVTTGERKTWEMPEQVGSFGFRPGGGMVAGANSGFCTIDLDTGLFEKIVNPEPDKPFNRLNDGKIDRRGRFWCGSMDTQLKDKTSHIYCLEPDFTFRKVAKDFSFVCSNGIAFDPQDTRMYFGDTFAGVIYVFDLDIDEGQISNCQPFFSVKDRKPAIVDGATVDAEGYYWFALNLGGKILRVDPKGRLDREIDLPIRSPTCVTFGGANYETLYVTSQQSFVTSEELARHPQPGSIFAIHGLGVRGLPEPKFGS
- the pcp gene encoding pyroglutamyl-peptidase I codes for the protein MDKVLVTGFEPFGHTPVNPAELVMRVLDGTRIGNSEIIGVLVPSNFFESIDVVTAAIEEIRPQIVVMMGEYGGRSMLTVERIAQNFNDSSRYALKDNRGVQMQGEPTVPNGPVAYRSNLPLRAMVSAMRDAGVPSDISDTAATFCCNHLMYGVLHYIATNQLNIRAGWIHLPQLPQVAALPENLGTPSMSRETAALGVHAGIEAALLHSVDIDIPIPSRLQI
- a CDS encoding cation-transporting P-type ATPase, which produces MKPERKWHALPRNEVLSELETTTTGISESEALTRLKTHGPNCLATPPRHGLLRRFFAHFNNILIYVLLGAALITALLQHWVDTVVILAVVVVNAIIGFVQEGKAEKAMDAIRHMLAPRAAVLRGNQRITVESEKLVPGDIVLLEAGDKVPADLRLLKTHGLQIQEAILTGESLAVEKQTDPVNANIALGDRSCLAYSGTTVTSGQGMGVVVATGADTEIGRISGMIDKVETLTTPLVEQMGTFARWLAIFILAVAALIFVFGLFVLHRDFSELFMAVVGLSVAAIPAGLPAVLTITLAVGVQAMARRSAIVRRLPAIETLGSVSVICTDKTGTLTRNEMSVTSVIMYQRRYVVESDGYEPQGEVSLENSPVPVSNYPPLLELARVAALCNDAALRKHEGIWSVEGDPMEGALLAFSAKAGLEDGEARRQWTRTDIIPFDSAHKFMATLDHDHENHALIAVKGAPEQILAMCKNCRTTEGNTAPLDEAHWRELVNELAAQGQRVLALATKPVKPEHTVLEQTDLESALIFLGLVGFIDPPRQEAIAAVAECRGAGIRVKMITGDHSATAKAIGQQIGLQNIENALTGVDIDNLDDTTLGTEVLDVDIFARTSPEHKLRLVTVLQAHGMTVAMTGDGVNDAPALKRAEVGIAMGGKGSEAAKEAAEMVLADDNFASIDAAIREGRTVYDNIKKVISWTLPTNAGESSTIIVALMFGMVLPITPIQILWVNLITAVTLGIALAFEPTEENTMRRSPRPRNQPLLTGVLIWHIALVSILFLCGVFGIYTYAIDQQYSVNLARTMAMNTLVVMEIFHLFFIRNMYGTSLTWRAVCGTRVIWLAVIMVTAGQFAITYLPPLQSVFVTEAVSLRDGVLIVGIGIALFAIIEVEKQIRIRLSRPLGADSTHQGPEIETRH